In Pseudomonas deceptionensis, a single window of DNA contains:
- a CDS encoding HlyC/CorC family transporter — protein sequence MSEDRSSNGQKSWLGKLTQAFAHEPKNRQELLELLREAHQNKLLDSEALAIVEGAIQVADLQVRDIMVPRSQMISIRATQTPREFLPAIIEAAHSRYPVIGESHDDVLGVLLAKDLLPLILQENGDKYNIKDLLRPATFVPESKRLNVLLREFRANHNHMAIVIDEYGGVAGLVTIEDVLEQIVGDIEDEHDVEEDSYIKPLPSGDFLIKALTPIENFNEFFDSEFSDDEFDTVGGLVMSAFGHLPKRNEITEIGPYRFRILNADSRRIHLIRLTPIAR from the coding sequence ATGAGCGAAGACCGATCGAGCAACGGGCAAAAGTCATGGTTAGGTAAGCTGACCCAGGCATTTGCCCATGAGCCGAAAAACCGCCAGGAGCTGCTTGAGCTGCTGCGCGAAGCACATCAGAACAAACTGCTGGACAGCGAAGCGCTGGCCATCGTCGAAGGCGCCATTCAAGTGGCTGACCTGCAAGTACGGGACATCATGGTTCCGCGCTCGCAGATGATCAGCATCAGGGCGACCCAGACACCCCGAGAGTTTCTCCCGGCGATCATCGAAGCGGCGCACTCGCGCTATCCGGTGATCGGCGAAAGCCACGACGACGTCCTGGGCGTACTTCTGGCCAAAGACCTGCTGCCGCTGATCCTTCAGGAGAACGGCGACAAGTACAACATCAAGGATTTGCTGCGTCCGGCGACATTTGTCCCTGAGTCCAAGCGCCTTAACGTGTTGTTGCGTGAGTTCCGGGCCAACCACAACCACATGGCCATCGTCATTGACGAGTACGGCGGCGTGGCGGGTCTGGTGACGATTGAAGACGTTCTGGAACAGATCGTCGGCGACATCGAAGACGAGCACGATGTCGAGGAAGACAGCTACATCAAGCCACTGCCCAGCGGTGACTTCCTGATCAAGGCCCTGACCCCGATCGAGAACTTCAACGAGTTCTTCGACAGCGAATTCTCCGACGATGAATTCGACACTGTGGGCGGTCTGGTCATGAGCGCGTTCGGGCACTTGCCAAAACGCAACGAAATCACTGAAATCGGCCCTTACCGCTTCCGCATCCTGAATGCTGACAGTCGCCGGATTCATCTGATTCGCCTGACGCCTATTGCCCGCTAA
- the ybeY gene encoding rRNA maturation RNase YbeY — MLELDLQLATEATAPTEAQFRQWCELALRQRTADSEMTIRLVDEPEGRELNHTWRQKDYATNVLSFPADVPDEFLDIPLLGDLVICVAVVEREAAEQGKSLEAHWAHLVIHGCLHLLGYDHIEDEEAEEMEALERTLLAELGHPDPYADDET; from the coding sequence ATGCTTGAGCTTGACCTGCAACTGGCCACCGAGGCAACGGCACCCACCGAAGCCCAGTTCCGCCAATGGTGCGAACTGGCCCTGCGCCAGCGCACCGCTGATTCGGAAATGACCATTCGTCTAGTAGACGAACCCGAAGGCCGTGAGCTTAATCACACCTGGCGCCAGAAAGACTACGCGACCAACGTGCTGTCCTTCCCGGCCGACGTGCCCGACGAGTTTCTGGATATCCCGTTGCTGGGCGATCTGGTCATTTGCGTGGCAGTGGTTGAACGCGAAGCCGCGGAACAAGGCAAAAGCCTTGAAGCCCACTGGGCCCATCTGGTGATTCACGGCTGCTTGCATCTTCTGGGTTACGACCATATAGAAGATGAAGAAGCCGAAGAAATGGAAGCACTGGAACGAACGTTGCTTGCAGAACTGGGTCATCCTGACCCGTATGCAGACGACGAAACCTGA
- a CDS encoding PhoH family protein, protein MNAPIEPHRFLLEPFEARRFANLCGQFDEHLRLIEQRLTIEIRNRGNQFELIGDPKLTSSAENLLRRLYRETKASELSPDMVHLFLQESAVEDLASNPVAEASVSLRTKKGMIRPRGINQQRYVKEILGNDINFGVGPAGTGKTYLAVACAVDALEREQIRRILLVRPAVEAGEKLGFLPGDLSQKIDPYLRPLYDALYEMLGFEYVAKLIERQVIEVAPLAYMRGRTLNNSFIILDESQNTTVEQMKMFLTRIGFGSTAVITGDITQIDLPKGTKSGLNHVIEVLKDVPGISFTHFQSKDVVRHPLVQRIVEAYGRYEQEAADKLAALPAAKDYRHDA, encoded by the coding sequence TTGAACGCACCCATAGAACCACATCGCTTCCTTCTCGAGCCTTTTGAGGCTCGCCGTTTCGCCAATCTGTGCGGGCAATTCGACGAGCATTTGCGCTTGATTGAACAGCGCCTGACGATCGAAATCCGCAATCGCGGCAATCAATTCGAATTGATCGGCGACCCAAAACTGACGTCCTCCGCAGAAAACCTGCTGCGCCGCCTGTACCGCGAAACCAAAGCCTCTGAGCTTTCGCCGGACATGGTGCACCTGTTCCTGCAGGAATCTGCCGTCGAAGACCTCGCCAGCAATCCTGTGGCCGAAGCCAGCGTTTCGTTGCGCACCAAAAAGGGCATGATTCGCCCTCGCGGCATCAACCAGCAGCGCTACGTCAAAGAGATTCTGGGCAACGACATCAACTTCGGGGTTGGCCCGGCAGGTACAGGTAAAACCTACCTGGCCGTAGCCTGCGCCGTTGATGCCCTGGAACGCGAGCAGATCCGCCGCATCCTGCTGGTTCGTCCGGCGGTTGAAGCAGGCGAGAAACTCGGCTTCCTGCCCGGCGACCTGTCGCAAAAAATCGACCCGTACCTGCGACCGCTCTACGACGCACTGTACGAGATGCTGGGCTTTGAATACGTGGCCAAGCTGATCGAGCGCCAGGTTATTGAAGTCGCACCGTTGGCCTATATGCGCGGTCGTACGCTGAACAACAGCTTCATCATTCTCGACGAAAGCCAGAACACCACCGTTGAGCAAATGAAGATGTTCCTGACCCGTATCGGCTTTGGCTCTACCGCCGTGATCACAGGTGACATCACCCAGATCGACCTGCCCAAGGGCACCAAGTCTGGCCTGAACCACGTCATCGAAGTGCTCAAGGACGTACCGGGCATCAGCTTTACTCACTTCCAGTCCAAAGACGTGGTGCGCCACCCGCTGGTGCAGCGCATTGTGGAAGCCTACGGGCGCTACGAACAGGAAGCCGCCGACAAGCTGGCCGCACTGCCCGCTGCAAAGGATTACCGTCACGATGCTTGA
- the miaB gene encoding tRNA (N6-isopentenyl adenosine(37)-C2)-methylthiotransferase MiaB: MAKKLYIETHGCQMNEYDSSRMVDLLGEHQALEVTARAEDADVILLNTCSIRERAQDRVYSQLGRWRELKLANPDMVIAVGGCVASQEGAAIRDRAPYVDVVFGPQTLHRLPEMINAARLTKLPQVDVSFPEIEKFDHLPEPRIDGPSAYVSVMEGCSKYCTFCVVPYTRGEEVSRPFDDVLAEVIHLAENGVREVTLLGQNVNGYRGLTEGGRLADLAELIRVVAAIDGIERIRYTTSHPLEFSDSLILAHAEVPELVKHLHLPVQSGSDRILSAMKRNHTALEYKSKLRKLRAAVPGICISSDFIVGFPGETEKDFEQTMKLIEDVGFDFSYSFVYSQRPGTPAADLADDTPEERKKERLNALQHRLNQQGFEISRQMVGSTQRILVTDYSKKDPGELQGRTENNRIVNFRCDNPQLIGQFADVHIDAAQPHSLRGSLLN; this comes from the coding sequence ATGGCCAAGAAGCTTTACATCGAAACCCACGGTTGCCAGATGAATGAGTACGACAGCTCGCGCATGGTCGACCTGCTGGGTGAACATCAGGCCCTGGAAGTCACAGCGCGCGCCGAAGACGCTGATGTCATCCTGCTTAATACCTGTTCAATCCGTGAACGCGCCCAAGACCGCGTGTATTCACAACTGGGCCGCTGGCGCGAACTGAAACTGGCCAACCCCGACATGGTCATTGCCGTGGGCGGTTGTGTTGCCAGCCAGGAAGGTGCCGCGATCCGCGATCGCGCACCTTATGTGGACGTGGTGTTCGGCCCGCAAACCCTGCACCGCCTGCCTGAAATGATCAACGCCGCGCGCCTCACCAAGCTGCCGCAGGTCGATGTATCGTTCCCCGAGATCGAGAAATTCGACCACCTGCCCGAGCCGCGCATCGACGGTCCGAGCGCTTACGTGTCGGTCATGGAAGGCTGCAGCAAGTACTGCACGTTCTGCGTGGTGCCTTACACCCGCGGCGAAGAAGTCAGCCGCCCGTTCGACGACGTGTTGGCCGAGGTGATTCACCTGGCTGAAAACGGCGTGCGCGAAGTGACCTTGCTCGGCCAGAACGTCAACGGCTACCGCGGCCTGACCGAGGGCGGCCGCCTGGCGGATCTCGCCGAGCTGATTCGCGTGGTTGCGGCCATCGACGGCATCGAGCGTATTCGCTACACCACTTCCCACCCGCTGGAGTTCTCCGACAGCCTGATCCTGGCTCACGCCGAAGTCCCGGAACTGGTCAAGCACCTGCACTTGCCTGTGCAGTCGGGCTCTGACCGCATCCTGTCAGCGATGAAGCGCAACCACACGGCGCTGGAGTACAAGTCCAAGCTGCGCAAACTGCGCGCTGCCGTGCCGGGGATCTGCATCAGTTCGGACTTTATTGTCGGCTTCCCGGGCGAAACCGAAAAAGACTTCGAACAAACCATGAAGCTGATCGAAGACGTGGGTTTCGACTTCTCCTACTCCTTTGTTTACAGCCAGCGACCGGGCACCCCGGCCGCCGATCTGGCTGACGACACGCCGGAAGAGCGCAAGAAGGAGCGTCTGAACGCGCTGCAACATCGCCTCAACCAGCAGGGTTTCGAAATCAGCCGCCAGATGGTGGGTTCAACCCAGCGGATTCTGGTCACTGACTACTCGAAGAAAGACCCTGGCGAGCTGCAGGGGCGCACCGAGAACAACCGCATCGTCAACTTCCGCTGCGACAACCCGCAGCTGATCGGGCAATTCGCCGATGTGCATATCGATGCTGCCCAGCCGCACTCGTTGCGGGGCTCGCTGCTGAACTAA
- a CDS encoding DUF1820 family protein: MTKREAPIYKVIFLNQGQVFEMYAKQIYQSDLWGFLEVEEFVFGERTQMVVDPSEEKLKAQFEGVVRSFVPMHSIVRIDEVERLGTPKISEARGMSNVMPFPFPMPEK; this comes from the coding sequence ATGACCAAACGTGAAGCTCCAATTTACAAGGTGATTTTCCTTAACCAGGGCCAGGTGTTCGAAATGTACGCCAAGCAGATCTATCAAAGCGATCTGTGGGGTTTCCTGGAAGTGGAGGAATTCGTCTTTGGTGAGCGCACGCAAATGGTCGTTGACCCGAGCGAAGAAAAGCTCAAGGCCCAGTTCGAAGGCGTGGTGCGCAGTTTTGTGCCGATGCATTCGATTGTGCGCATCGACGAGGTTGAACGTCTGGGTACCCCGAAAATCAGCGAAGCCCGCGGCATGAGCAACGTGATGCCGTTTCCGTTTCCGATGCCGGAAAAGTAA
- a CDS encoding glycine-rich domain-containing protein, which produces MTRKYDDIVKTLPHSMEVVVGDSVLPTLEEAVAHINGMDFDLIKNKLMSGDRLLCRKWHSLEAEIAIQYYKNFLFLNKKYSRAYPVLPPLLEVDEVWHHHIMDTRQYKIYCEKIFGYFFHHYPYFGMRSAEDEVNLHVAFEVMQALHEVEFGKKMISVWGASDAL; this is translated from the coding sequence ATGACTAGAAAATACGATGATATTGTTAAGACACTTCCTCATTCAATGGAAGTGGTCGTTGGTGATAGTGTGCTGCCAACCCTGGAAGAGGCCGTGGCGCACATTAATGGGATGGATTTCGATCTGATAAAAAACAAGCTGATGTCGGGTGACAGGCTGTTGTGCCGAAAATGGCATTCCTTAGAGGCTGAGATTGCAATACAGTATTATAAGAATTTTCTTTTTTTGAATAAAAAATATTCTCGAGCGTATCCTGTGCTTCCTCCTTTACTTGAGGTGGATGAGGTTTGGCATCATCACATAATGGACACTCGGCAGTATAAAATTTATTGCGAGAAAATATTTGGTTACTTCTTTCATCACTATCCTTATTTCGGAATGCGCAGTGCAGAAGACGAAGTGAATCTGCACGTAGCGTTTGAGGTCATGCAGGCATTGCATGAAGTTGAGTTTGGTAAAAAAATGATTTCGGTGTGGGGGGCAAGTGATGCGCTATGA
- a CDS encoding tetratricopeptide repeat protein, with protein sequence MNRTGRALALGCLLLLQPLLVQAGGNSLLIPAMGRCTLNTQPEDLAEALAACVEAAKAGDAEAEYELGEFYYDGKNAPRDLNKALSYFEQASLQGHAMAQFQLGTMFFKGEGVPANNIQAYIVLKMAAVNGAEDALDTADLVAEQMPRDQLETATQILGQIFRKYLQELQSTDARSPFSPLP encoded by the coding sequence ATGAACCGCACCGGCCGCGCCCTTGCACTGGGCTGCCTGTTGCTCCTACAACCGCTGCTTGTCCAGGCAGGCGGTAACTCGTTGTTGATCCCAGCAATGGGTCGCTGCACCCTCAATACTCAGCCTGAAGACCTCGCAGAGGCGCTTGCGGCATGCGTTGAAGCGGCAAAAGCCGGGGATGCAGAAGCCGAATACGAGTTAGGCGAGTTCTATTACGACGGTAAAAATGCCCCGCGCGACCTCAACAAGGCATTGAGCTATTTCGAGCAGGCATCGCTGCAAGGCCACGCCATGGCGCAATTCCAGCTCGGTACCATGTTCTTCAAGGGCGAAGGCGTGCCGGCCAATAACATTCAGGCGTATATCGTGCTGAAGATGGCCGCCGTTAACGGCGCCGAAGATGCGCTGGACACCGCCGATCTGGTGGCAGAGCAAATGCCCCGCGACCAACTCGAAACCGCGACCCAGATACTGGGGCAGATCTTCCGCAAATACCTGCAGGAACTGCAGTCGACGGACGCCCGCTCGCCGTTTTCACCGCTGCCCTGA
- the hemL gene encoding glutamate-1-semialdehyde 2,1-aminomutase, translated as MSRSETLFANAQKHIPGGVNSPVRAFKSVGGTPLFFKHAEGAYVTDEDNKRYVDYVGSWGPMILGHSHPEVLDAVRAQLEHGLSYGAPTAMETEMADLVCSIVPSMEMVRMVSSGTEATMSAIRLARGFTGRDNILKFEGCYHGHSDSLLVKAGSGLLTQGVPSSAGVPADFAKHTLTTAFNDIDAVEKLLGEVGDTVACIIVEPVAGNMNCVPPAPGFLQGLRSLCDKHGVVLIFDEVMTGFRVALGGAQAYYGVTPDLSTFGKIIGGGMPVGCFGGKREIMQHIAPLGPVYQAGTLSGNPLAMAAGLTTLRLISRPGFHAELSDYTTRLLEGLQQRADAAGIPFVTTQAGGMFGLYFSGADDIVTFDDVMASDADLFKRFFHLMLDGGVYLAPSAFEAGFTSIAHGEAELQLTLDAAERAFAALK; from the coding sequence ATGTCTCGTTCCGAAACCCTGTTTGCCAATGCCCAAAAACACATCCCCGGTGGCGTGAACTCGCCCGTTCGTGCGTTCAAGAGCGTGGGCGGCACCCCGCTGTTCTTCAAGCACGCCGAAGGCGCCTACGTGACTGACGAAGACAACAAGCGTTATGTCGATTACGTCGGTTCGTGGGGGCCGATGATTCTGGGCCACAGCCATCCAGAAGTGCTGGATGCGGTGCGTGCACAACTGGAGCACGGCTTGTCGTATGGCGCTCCGACCGCCATGGAAACCGAAATGGCGGATCTGGTGTGCTCCATCGTGCCGTCGATGGAAATGGTGCGCATGGTCAGCTCCGGCACCGAAGCCACCATGAGCGCCATCCGCCTGGCCCGTGGTTTCACCGGCCGCGACAATATTCTCAAGTTTGAAGGTTGCTACCACGGCCACTCCGACAGCCTGCTGGTCAAGGCCGGTTCCGGCCTGCTGACCCAGGGCGTGCCGAGCTCGGCCGGGGTTCCGGCTGACTTCGCCAAACACACCCTGACCACCGCCTTCAATGACATCGACGCGGTTGAAAAGCTGCTGGGCGAAGTCGGCGACACCGTGGCCTGCATCATCGTCGAGCCGGTGGCCGGCAACATGAACTGCGTGCCGCCTGCGCCGGGCTTCCTGCAAGGGCTGCGCAGCCTGTGCGACAAGCACGGCGTGGTGCTGATTTTTGACGAAGTGATGACCGGCTTCCGTGTTGCCCTGGGTGGTGCTCAAGCCTATTACGGCGTGACCCCGGACCTGAGCACCTTCGGCAAGATCATCGGCGGCGGCATGCCGGTAGGCTGCTTCGGCGGCAAGCGCGAAATCATGCAGCACATCGCGCCACTGGGCCCGGTTTACCAGGCCGGCACCTTGTCCGGTAACCCGCTGGCGATGGCGGCAGGCCTGACCACCTTGCGCCTGATCAGCCGCCCGGGCTTCCACGCCGAGCTGAGCGATTACACCACGCGCTTGCTTGAAGGCTTGCAACAGCGCGCCGATGCGGCGGGTATTCCCTTCGTCACCACCCAGGCAGGCGGCATGTTCGGCCTGTACTTCAGCGGCGCTGACGACATCGTGACCTTCGACGACGTCATGGCCAGCGATGCCGACCTGTTCAAGCGCTTCTTCCACCTGATGCTGGACGGTGGCGTGTACCTGGCACCGAGCGCATTTGAAGCCGGTTTCACCTCGATTGCCCACGGCGAGGCAGAGCTGCAACTGACTCTGGATGCAGCTGAACGCGCATTTGCCGCACTGAAGTGA
- the thiE gene encoding thiamine phosphate synthase — MTLRGLYAITDSQLLAGKLLPYVEAALDGGLTLLQYRDKSNDDARRLREAEALRGLCERYKAHLIINDDAELAARLGVGVHLGQTDGPLTPARALLGRNAIIGSTCHSQIELAEQAAKEGASYVAFGRFFNSSTKPGAPTATLDVLDQARARLNVPICVIGGITLDNAAPLVAHGADLLAVVHGLFGADSAQEVTRRAKAFNTLLSI, encoded by the coding sequence ATGACACTGCGCGGCCTGTATGCAATCACTGACAGCCAACTGCTGGCCGGCAAGCTGCTGCCCTACGTTGAGGCCGCCCTCGATGGCGGCCTGACGCTGTTGCAATACCGCGACAAAAGCAACGACGACGCTCGTCGCCTTCGCGAAGCCGAGGCCTTGCGTGGTTTGTGCGAGCGTTACAAGGCGCACTTGATCATCAACGACGATGCCGAGCTGGCTGCGCGCCTGGGCGTAGGCGTACACCTGGGGCAAACCGATGGTCCGCTGACGCCGGCCCGGGCACTGCTCGGGCGCAATGCCATCATTGGTTCGACCTGCCACAGCCAGATTGAACTTGCCGAGCAAGCAGCCAAGGAAGGTGCGAGTTATGTTGCCTTTGGCCGCTTTTTCAATTCCAGCACCAAGCCCGGCGCCCCTACCGCGACCCTGGATGTGCTGGACCAGGCTCGCGCCCGGCTCAACGTGCCGATTTGTGTGATTGGCGGCATTACCCTGGACAACGCTGCGCCACTGGTCGCCCATGGCGCCGATTTGCTGGCAGTGGTGCACGGCCTGTTTGGCGCTGACAGTGCCCAGGAAGTCACCCGCCGCGCCAAGGCGTTCAACACCTTACTGTCTATTTAA
- a CDS encoding hydroxymethylpyrimidine/phosphomethylpyrimidine kinase, whose translation MNIYSSRPVVLCLSGHDPSGGAGLQADIEALLAQGCHAAPVVTALTVQNTVNVRDFRVLDREWVLAQADAVLSDSTVAAVKLGMLGSLEMVDTVVELLQAHPHLPMVCDPVLRAGGGGRLGKDEVGYAMRERLLPLATIATPNLPEARILAELPDGSADECAEKLLPFCQHLLITGGHGDEHEVHNRLYSRDGSRHTFTCYRLPGSYHGSGCTLASTLAGRLAIGEELVSAVQTALNYTWRTLRDAEQLGQGQFVPRRLPLDFCS comes from the coding sequence ATGAATATCTACAGTTCTCGCCCCGTTGTCCTCTGTCTCTCCGGCCATGACCCCAGTGGTGGTGCCGGCTTGCAGGCAGATATCGAAGCCCTGCTGGCTCAAGGTTGTCACGCCGCTCCCGTGGTGACCGCCCTGACTGTGCAGAACACCGTCAATGTCCGCGATTTCCGCGTGCTGGACCGTGAGTGGGTGCTGGCGCAGGCCGATGCCGTGCTTAGCGACTCCACCGTTGCGGCGGTCAAGCTGGGCATGCTTGGCTCACTGGAAATGGTCGACACCGTGGTCGAACTGCTTCAGGCCCACCCGCATCTGCCGATGGTCTGCGACCCCGTGTTGCGCGCAGGCGGTGGCGGACGACTGGGCAAGGACGAAGTGGGCTACGCCATGCGCGAACGCCTGCTGCCACTGGCCACCATTGCCACCCCCAACCTTCCCGAAGCCCGCATTTTGGCCGAACTGCCCGATGGCAGCGCCGATGAGTGCGCAGAAAAACTGCTGCCTTTTTGCCAGCACCTGCTGATCACCGGCGGTCACGGTGATGAGCACGAAGTCCATAACCGCCTGTACAGCCGCGACGGTAGCCGCCACACCTTTACCTGCTATCGCTTGCCCGGCAGCTATCACGGTTCGGGTTGCACTCTGGCCAGCACCCTGGCCGGGCGACTGGCCATCGGTGAAGAACTGGTCAGCGCCGTGCAAACCGCGCTCAACTACACGTGGCGCACCCTGCGCGATGCCGAGCAACTGGGGCAGGGGCAGTTTGTACCGCGCCGCTTGCCGCTGGACTTCTGCTCGTAA
- a CDS encoding hybrid sensor histidine kinase/response regulator, which produces MRYLLMMLLGWLPMLASAVSFDETTQSLPLGRVMQVFEDVGGKATLADVTARAGLFKPHTKDTLNEGYSHSAFWIKVDLHYQPQDPTAHRTWLLELAYPPLDSIELYLPDTAGNYRLVERTGDALPFGSRPIKENNYLFELNFSPEQSQTAYLRLASQGSVQAPLTLWSAQAYLEEQPIRIYILGLIYGVLLGMLVYNLFIYLSVRDTSYLYYIFYIASFGLYQLSVNGAAVQYFWPDNPWWANASTPFLIGASAFFGCQFARSFLHTASHSRWLDRALMLLMAVGALVMVLALTTSYAVSLRLATGLALAFIVTIFTAGVVAWVRGLRVARYFVIAWSAFLLGGLVNTLMVLGYLPNVFLTMYASQIGSAIEVGLLSLALADRINAMRDLQARTLQESGQKLAAMNQQLARTNQLKDEFLATVTHELRTPMNGVIGSLELIKTLDMGPELEQYTQTAEGSAREMMHMVNGILALTELQAGRLKARPQPFSLNELLQGLSDQFGPAARSKGLEFSYEIARNLPDHWVGDAEKIRQCLECLLDNAIKFTCEGGVIVRVTGKVAESGRWALAFNVIDSGIGFVHQEEAELYQHFFQVDGSMTRGYGGLGIGLAICRRLVELLGGRLTHHSQPGQGSQFQLLLELESPPAASPQEPAQTPALARTPGECVVLLVEDTASNPVAVRGMLLRLGYRVLSVDTGQAAIEALRRERVDAVLLACPLERVAGTSMGNQLLTLAACAQLPVLALFGSEAEAQQAREQVDGITDYLLKPLRFEDLQYALVQRLLTGHSGKNAEF; this is translated from the coding sequence ATGCGCTATTTGTTGATGATGTTGTTGGGCTGGCTACCGATGCTGGCCAGCGCAGTCTCTTTTGACGAAACCACACAAAGCCTGCCCTTGGGCCGTGTGATGCAAGTCTTTGAAGACGTCGGTGGAAAAGCGACTCTGGCGGATGTCACGGCACGCGCCGGGCTGTTCAAGCCGCACACCAAAGACACGTTGAACGAGGGCTACTCGCACTCGGCCTTCTGGATCAAGGTTGATCTGCATTACCAGCCGCAAGACCCGACAGCTCATCGCACCTGGCTGCTGGAATTGGCTTACCCGCCGCTTGATTCCATCGAGCTGTACCTGCCGGATACCGCTGGCAACTACCGGCTGGTGGAGCGCACGGGGGACGCGTTGCCCTTTGGCAGCCGCCCGATCAAAGAAAACAATTACCTGTTTGAACTCAACTTCAGCCCGGAGCAAAGCCAGACTGCGTACTTGCGCCTGGCCAGTCAGGGCTCGGTTCAGGCACCGCTCACGCTCTGGTCCGCCCAGGCCTACCTCGAAGAACAGCCCATACGGATTTACATCCTGGGCCTGATTTATGGCGTGTTGCTGGGCATGCTGGTTTACAACCTGTTCATTTACCTCAGTGTGCGTGACACCAGTTACCTCTATTACATCTTCTATATCGCCTCTTTTGGCCTGTACCAGCTGTCGGTCAATGGTGCAGCGGTGCAGTACTTCTGGCCGGACAACCCGTGGTGGGCCAATGCGTCCACACCGTTCCTGATTGGCGCGTCGGCGTTTTTCGGTTGTCAGTTTGCCCGCTCTTTCCTGCACACCGCCTCCCACAGCCGCTGGCTGGACCGGGCCCTGATGCTGCTGATGGCCGTGGGCGCCCTGGTGATGGTGCTCGCACTGACCACCAGCTATGCCGTGTCGTTGCGCCTGGCGACAGGGCTGGCGTTGGCGTTTATCGTCACCATCTTTACTGCCGGCGTCGTGGCCTGGGTCCGTGGCTTGCGGGTTGCACGCTACTTTGTGATCGCCTGGTCGGCCTTTTTGCTGGGTGGTCTGGTCAATACGCTGATGGTGCTGGGCTATCTGCCAAACGTGTTCCTGACTATGTACGCCAGCCAGATCGGCTCGGCAATTGAGGTGGGGCTGCTGTCGCTGGCTCTTGCCGATCGCATCAATGCCATGCGGGACTTGCAGGCGCGCACGCTGCAGGAGTCCGGGCAAAAGCTGGCCGCCATGAACCAGCAACTGGCCCGCACCAACCAGCTTAAAGACGAGTTTTTGGCGACGGTCACCCATGAATTGCGCACCCCCATGAACGGTGTGATCGGCTCCCTGGAGTTGATCAAAACCCTGGACATGGGCCCTGAGCTTGAGCAGTACACCCAGACTGCCGAGGGCTCGGCGCGCGAGATGATGCACATGGTCAACGGCATCCTGGCCCTGACCGAGCTGCAAGCGGGCCGACTTAAAGCGCGCCCACAGCCTTTTAGCCTGAATGAGCTGTTGCAAGGCCTGAGCGATCAGTTCGGCCCGGCGGCGCGCAGCAAGGGTCTGGAGTTTTCGTATGAAATCGCACGCAACTTGCCCGATCACTGGGTAGGCGATGCCGAGAAAATTCGCCAGTGCCTTGAGTGCCTGCTGGATAACGCCATCAAGTTCACCTGCGAAGGCGGCGTGATTGTGCGGGTGACCGGCAAAGTTGCAGAGTCTGGGCGCTGGGCGCTGGCTTTTAATGTGATCGACAGCGGCATCGGCTTCGTTCACCAGGAAGAAGCCGAGCTGTATCAGCACTTCTTCCAGGTTGATGGTTCCATGACCCGCGGCTATGGCGGGTTGGGCATCGGTCTGGCGATTTGCCGGCGCCTGGTGGAATTGCTTGGCGGGCGTCTGACCCATCATTCGCAGCCAGGGCAGGGCTCGCAGTTTCAGTTGTTGCTGGAGCTTGAGTCGCCGCCCGCGGCCTCGCCGCAGGAGCCGGCACAGACGCCTGCACTCGCTCGAACCCCGGGCGAGTGCGTCGTTTTGCTGGTCGAAGACACGGCCAGCAATCCCGTGGCCGTACGTGGCATGTTGCTCCGGCTGGGTTACCGCGTGCTCAGTGTTGACACGGGGCAGGCGGCCATAGAGGCCCTGCGCCGTGAGCGGGTGGACGCGGTGTTGCTGGCGTGTCCGTTGGAGAGGGTGGCCGGCACGTCGATGGGCAATCAGTTACTGACCTTGGCCGCGTGTGCACAGTTACCGGTGCTGGCGCTGTTCGGGTCAGAAGCCGAGGCTCAGCAGGCCCGTGAGCAGGTCGATGGCATCACCGATTACTTGCTCAAGCCCCTGCGTTTTGAAGACCTGCAGTACGCCTTGGTACAGCGACTGTTGACAGGTCATAGTGGTAAAAACGCCGAGTTTTAG